The stretch of DNA GGGGTTTTTACACTTGACATAGGAAGCTCCATAAATACAATGTAAATATATAGGTTAAGGAGAGAACAGTGAGACAGTACCTTGGCATCGATATCGGCGCTTCGAGATTCAAATACGGCATTGGCAACAGTAACCTAGGTTTACAACGTTTTGCCGTAAAACGAATTACTGATCGAAGCATTGAAGGATTTCGCAAGATTGTCCTGGACATCATTTCGGAAACGGAGAATCAGGGGATCAGTGGCATCTGCATAGGCAGTCCTGGAACCATCACTTATCCCGAAGGCAAGATTGTGGGGCACAATCCCAATCTGCCGTTTTTTACGGATTTCAGACCTGTGGATCTGATACCTGAGGGGATCGATATTCCAGTCTGTGCTGATAATGATGCGAATCTGATGGCTTTAGCTGAGGCATGTTTGAAACCATGTCGGGTATGCGTGGGAATCACGATTGGTAGCGGGATCGGCTGTGGAGTGGTGCACAGAAAGAACATCTTTCATGGCGCACATGGTTTTGCCGCTGAAGCGGGGCACATGATAGTCTATCCGGATGGCCTGTTATGTTCATGCGGGAAAAAGGGTTGTCTGGAAGCCTACAGTTCTGTGGATGGGATCAGGCGCCGCTTACATGACATCAATTCACCTTATGCTGGCTTGGATTTGCCCAATTTAATTGCTTCCAGAACTCGTATTCCAGAGGTGGATAAGTATATTTCAGAGGGCGAACAGGTTTTGATCCGTGGCTTGGCAAATCTCTGCACGGTATTGGATCCCGATCTGCTTATATTGGGCGGAGGGGCAATGGACTTTGCCATATACAACATCCAGAAAGTGGAAGCGGGAATCAAAGAATTGGTTCCAACTGCTCTTTCACAGCACCTGAGATGCGTTCATGCCGGCTATGGGAACCGTGCCGGAGTGATGGGTGGCATCATTTTGTGCGAAAAATTGTATCATCGGAACGAAAATTGCAACCATGTAGAATTATAAGTGATGTAACATAATGAGAGGAATAAAATGAAAACCAAAGCTTTAGTACTTGCCGGTATTATGCTCCTGATGAGCCTGAGCCTCGTGGCCCAAGTAACTGAGTCCTTGTTGCTATTTGATATCAGTCCCAATCCTATGAAGGAATACTGCGATATCAGCCTGGAATACAGCGGCGACGCCATTATCGAGATACAGGTTTTGGATGAGAAAGGTGACACTGTAAAGACAATTTACAATGGCCCCATTCACAAATCAGGTCGCTACAGATGGTTGCGCGACGACGCCCTTGGCAATTGGGTGGAAGCTGGTACATACTTTGTAGAGGTTCAATACCAAAGCCGCTACACCTCCACCAAGAAGACACTGATATTGAAGTAACGCCTCAGCGTTGACAGTGGATCACATATATAAAAGCGAAAAAAAGTCCGCTATGGGCTTTTTTTTGTTTGTTGCCCTTACTCTGAGGGAGGTTTTCCATATCCCATCCAATCGCCATGTCAGTTCCATGGTGATGTTGCGGCAGATACTGTTTACCGGTTACGAAGCCTTACCGCTCATCAGCTTTTTAGCTCTTGCAATTGGAGGTCTGGTGATCTTGCAGGGAACAAACCTGTTATCGGGATTTGGCCAGGGGATATGGGTTCACATTGTATTGGTTACAGTGGTGGTAAACGAACTTTCCGGTATCCTCACTGCTTTGGTAGTTGTGGCGCGCAGCGGGACAGCTATTTCTACGGAACTGGGTAATATGCGTGTGCGCCGGGAAATTGATCTGATAGAGTCTTTTGGGATATCACCCGTATCTTATTTGGTTCTTTCCCGCATCATTGGAGTGGTAGTGTCAATGGTAATCCTGGTGCTATACTTCAATTTAGTTGCTGTTTTGGGCGGATGGTTGTTTTCCAGGATGTTCAATCAGCTGGAGTTTGGGGCTTTTATGAGCGAATTCTTCTCAGTTCTGAAGCTATCCCACATTTTTTCCAGTTTAATTAAATCCATCGTGTTTGGCCTGATCATTTCGATTTCATCCACCTATCACGGTATGAGTGTGGGTCACGCCAGCACCGAAGTGCCGCAACGCACAATCCGGGCAGTGGTTAGTTCGATATTTGCCGTTATCCTGAGCGATATACTGATTACTTGGTTGTTTTGGGTGTTCCGATGATCATCGAGTTTTGCAAAGTAAGTAGTAAAGAAGGTTTGATAGCGCTGGATCTGAAGCTGGATCTTACTGGGGTGATCCTGATCCACGATCCCAGCGAGAACCTTTCTCGCGCAATACTAAATGCAATGGTGGGTTTGGATGAAATCTTGGAGGGAGAAATCCTGATTGATGGGATTGGGTTACAGGAGTATCTATCACGAGGTCCCCAGATTCAAAGCTTTGGCTATGTCTTTGATGAAGGCATTATGCTCTCCAACCTGTCTTTGAGAGAGAATCTGATGCTGCCGCTGAAATGGTTGCATCCGGATCTGGATGAGGATGTGATGGATGAGAAAATTGCGGCGATGTTGCAGAGATTCAGGCTGGATATGGACCTCTCCCAGCGTCCGGCGAAATATCGGGCGGGAGAATTGAAACTGCTTAGTTTTGTGCGGACTCTATTGATCGAGCCCAAAGTGCTTTTGCTGGATGATCCATATTACGTATTGAACAAAAACGAGCGGGCAGTACTATTGAATGTACTTTCGCAACTACGCTCTGTGTATCCGATGCTGATCGCCAGTATCGACGACGATTTTGGTCTGGGTTTTGCAGAACAGATCATAGACCTCACCGCCTACCTCAAGCATCTAAACACAGAATGATACTATCTCCGGTATACAAAGAGCATTTAAAATCTTCTAAATAGGGACGCCACATTTCCTATTAGGGTCAGATCGTTGTGTTCATCCGGTTTTACCAGGATGGGATTGTATTCTTCGTTGATAGGCAAAAGGATCACTGTGCTGGTTTTATGATCCATGGTCATCATTTTCAAGGTGATGGCACCATCGATGCGCACGGCGCAGATCTTGCCCGAGAGCTTCTCCCAATCGTTACATTGATTGATTACTACAATATCGTCATGATGCAGGGAAGGCTCCATGCTGTGTCCGTTTACACGAAGGCTGATAAAACTGCCCGGAGAACCCTTGATCTGACCTCTGCGGATCGAGATAGTGTCTGCATGGGGGAGATTGCTTTCCACCGGGGGGCCGGCAGCGATCTCTCCTTGTACTGGGATGTCTATCACAGAAGAATCCACCAGGTCTGTCTTGGCCCGGGCGATCTCTTCCAGGCTCTTGTTCAGCATCTGCTGTAGGGTTTCCCAGCCTTTACTCTTGCTTTGAGCTATACCCTTTTTACTATCACTAAACATATTGCCTTCTCCGGTAATCAGCCAATGCAGGTCTACACCATAAAGCCTCCACATCTGTTGCATGTTTTCAAGGGATGGATTGATCTTGCCGCTCTCCATTTGTGAGATGGCTGAAGGATTGAGTTTGAGGTCTTTTGCTACCTCAATTTGTTTCTTTTTAAGACTGGTGCGGAAAGCACGTATTCTCTCACCGATCATAGTTTTACTCCTCTTAATGATTTGTGATTTGCCAATTGAGCAATGCAAAACTACTGTGTAAGTGCAGCTAATCTTGTCAAGCGAAAATTGTAGTATGCGCTTATTTTGGTATGAACTAGTGATTGCTGATGGTGTTGCTAACTTCAACATCATTATCAGGGCTATACCGATTCGATCTACTGCTTAATCAATTTGCCACTCTTAGAAAAGTCTTCACCATTAATCCTATAGAAATAAAGTCCGGTAGGGCAGGCTTGGCCCAGGGAATCCCGTCCATCCCAAATATTGTGGTGGGATTGGTGCACCAATTGCCCTTTCAAGTTGTATATACGCAGTTCGTTGATGGGGGATTTGGTGCCGGATACGTGGAATTCACAGCTCTGGGAAAAGGGATTGGGACTAGTCAGAATACTTACGCAGACCGGACTATATTCGGAATCATCCGTAGCGGAACTGTTGCGGAAGACAATGGGGATTTCCAGCCAGGCATTATCGAAGACCAGGCGGATAGTACTTTCAATGATGTCGCGGGTGGGTACCAGATTAGTAATGCTAAAGACTATTGACCCATAGGCTTCGATGGTAGCAATGCCGGGAGCGGGAGATATCTGCCACTCTGCGGCATTCAATTCAGTGCCCACCTGCAGATCGACCAATTGCATGGTCAAGGCACTGAGGTTCACTACTTCAAGTTGCTGACTGCCTCCGGAGGCGATTTCCAGAGCATCGGGCACACCAATCATAGCGATGGTGGGTTGCAGATTAACAACTGCTCCCTCAACCACGGTAAGATTGTAGGGAACGCCTTCCGGGAGAGAATACCATCCGTTGTATTGGCCACCCCAGCCGAAATTGAGGTGATACATGCCTTCATTGTGCCCATCTACGACTACATTGTGTCCGGCATCTTCCGCAGGAGTCACCATTGCCAGCAGTAGAGGAATGCCTTCTTCAATGTTCTGAATCATCCTGGTGTATAGTTGGGGATGCTCCGGTCCCAAAAGCTCAACATTGGGGAAACCGAATCTCTGGAAAGCGGCATAAGCCTGATTCACAGAGAGAGTTCCGGAAACCTGGGAAGAATAAATCTGCTTACAAGCGGTTCCACAAGCAAAGACCAAGGCAGCCTGAAGCTCCGAAGAGGGAAGCTCATCGTGATTGAAAGCGGTCTGTACTTGATCCAGATAAGCGTTCAATTCCGGGAAAGAGGGAAAATCCATTGTTTCGAAGTCATCATCGATGGTATAGTTCCTTCCGGAAAAAGCGTGGTAATAATCATCACTATCGTCAAAGCGGGTGTTATTCAGGCTTTGGAGATGGTTTACGATCTGAGCCATTGCGACGGCGGGACAGCCCGCTACGCTGCGGGAATTGGATATGGGGTCAAGCGGGCACATGGTGTTCCAGGGAGCGGTCTGATTCCAATTTGTACTCAGTAAATAGTCGTTTACCAGCGTTATGGAACGAGGGCTGGTTTCAGCTCGTTGCCATGTATCTGTATAAGATACATCATAAAATTGCAGGCGATGGCTAAGGTCAGCTTTCAGGATTGTGCGCAGAGGATTGTCGGTGTTCCGAAAGCCGAAATCGGAATCCACGGAGTAGGCAACGAGAGGAGGAAGTGTATCATGGGCGGAGATCACCATGTATCCAGTAGGTTCTAAAGCATATATATAGGCGAGATCACCCTGTTCCGAACGCAAGACTTCAAGTCCCGAAATACAGTGTGATCCAGATTGCAGGTTCAAGATGGAATTTGCCAATGCCTTTGCTCTGGATTCGCTTATAGTATTTGCCCTCAGCAGGAAGGCAGAAAGGGCAATTAGGAGAAATAAGAGCTTTTTCATAAGGTCCTCTTTATATTATCTTGTTTGGCTCAATGATTTTGCGCAATTCTGCGGGAGAGGGGATATTGTCAAGGATTGATCTGTGCTTTGCTATAGTGAAGGATATTATTGTGTTGAAGAAACTACACACCATATTGAGGTAAGCTTTCTTTGATCCTGATACACTGATGCTTAGATTCGCTGGTCACGATCTGGTAGAGCACAAAAAACCCGGTATGAAACCGGGTATCATGAAAGTTTGGTGGAGCTAAGGGGATTCGAACCCCTGGCCTAATGATTGCGAACCATTCGCTCTACCAACTGAGCTATAGCCCCACGTTCTAGGCGTAAATCCCCGTAAAAGCAGTTTTTGTCAATATAAATCTGCTTCGCAGAGCTGGGATATGCTCCAAAATGATATCAAGGTATAAGCTTAGTCTTCATCCAGGAGATAGGTAGTTCCCCTCAGTGCAGTATAAGCCTGGCATTTCTCGCTAAAGCTTCCGTCCCGATACATAGTATGGATGTCCATTTGAAGGTCTTTGCTATAACGTGATAATACACTTTCATCCGGAGTAAAACGCTGCTGCAGATTCTCTCTTAACGAAGGGTTTGACTGCCACCAATAGTCAAAGGGATTCATGCTAAGCTGATTTGGTTTTCCGGCGATCATACGCTTGATTTTATCTGTACCACGCCAAGTGTAATATCGTAACTGTGCCAGATAATATGGTGTATTGATTGGGCAGTTATACTTTTCCCACTTGAACTTAGCGGCTTCCGGGTAGTACTTTTTTATCAGATACAGGTAAGTCCTTGCGTCTTTTCGCAATTCAGGGGGGATGTTCAATAAATATGTGATTAAATCCGGATGAAGCAAGGCAGAGGTGGTATAACTAAAAGGCAAACAAGCCAAATCACCGTTGGTGAGAGCATTAAATCCCCGATTCTCCATTATAAAGAGCTCGTGAGTTTCGTAATCATTATGGTACTGTTTAATAAATGGCAGTAGAGTCGGTATCAAACGTGTGGAATAGGCACCGGAATAGAAATCTACCGGACTATGCTTTGAGGATTGCAGATACGCTCCTTTGATGATGCCTCCTGCCTGACCACTATGTAGAATGCCATACTCTTTGAGAGGCATACTTTGGATAGCGGCATACAGATGCGCTGCTCCGTGAAGCACAGTCTGACCTTCATTGTATATAAGGTTTTCATCCAGATTCTTCAGATATTCTCCACCTTCAAGGGAAAAGAAGCGGAAGTCATAACCAAGCTTTGAGCATATTTCCCGACCAATGGTTTGATCCAGATATCCGGGTTGCGAGAAATTAAGACAGGTCAGATCCCGATACATCAGATTGTACGCGGTAAAGACAACCAGGCGCGAATCCAACCCACCGCTGATAAAAGCTAGATGCTTTTTCTGCTCATCACGTTCAAAGCCCTGTTTCACTGCCATTCTAAAGAGTTCAAGAACTTCGTCCGCACAGTCCTTTATACTGGTATTGGTAATCTTGTACTTGAAGCGGAAATACTTTTCTACCCATATCTTATCTTCTTTATATCTTAGCATGTTAGAAGCGCTAAAGTGTCTGATCTCTGAAATTGTGCAGTAATCCCGCAACATATAACCATAGGTAAGTAGCATGCGCAGGGCGATTTCGTCGGGATGGCACTTAATGCCGTTCAAGGCTAGAATACGCACTATCACTTTGATGGAGGTAGCAATGATTAAGACTCCATTTGCGTGATAATAGTAAAGCCGGAAGTTGTTACATACATTGCTGTACACTCGCAACTCCCGGGCAATATGATCTATGTATAAACAGCCAAACTGACCGTGAACTCTTGCCAGATCGTTATGACGCTCATCTTTTAGTATCTGTTCCAGTTCGCTTTTTTTATGCGATAGCAGGATACCTTCACACAAGATTGTGGCATCTTCAGTGCTTTTACAAAAGCTGTCATCAACTGGTTTGGGCAGGAAATCACGATAGAGTCTGATGCATCTATCCGGAGTCCAATCCCGTGAGAATATGGCTTCTCCCAAGCCTTTGATCTCAGTCCGGAAATCTACGGGGGCTACAATCAGAGCAAACACAAGCTTCTCCTAAATCTATTCATCAGACATGGACCTTCTCTAAAGGTCTGCTATTTGTCCCTTTAGCAAATCTGCTTTGGTTTGTACTTCCAAATGTTTCTCTTTCTCTTTTACCACTACCTCAGCTTTCGCATTGTCGATGAAATTCGGATTGCCGAGCTTTCGGGCGATGCCGTCGAGTTCTTTCTGCAGCTTTTCCAGTTGCTTGCCCAAGCGGGCTTTTTCCTGTTCGGGATCGATCAATCCAGCCAGGGGAATGAATATCTCCAGATTACGTACCACCGCACTGATGACGGGTTTTGGCTTCATCGCATCCATACCGGATACTATTTCCTCCACTTTTGCCAGGCGGTTCAGGTAGCCTTTGTAGTCTTGAAACAGTGTATCTTGTTCACTATCTGCGGTACGAACCACGATCTTCACCGGGGTAGCCGGAGAAAGGTTCAATTGCTTGCGCAGATTGCGGATGGCAGTGATGCTCTCTTGCATCAGTTTCATATTGTCGTTGATGGCGGGATCGATCATTGTTTCGTCTGGGATGGGGAATTGAGCTATGATCAGCGCTTCTTCCGGCATTGGGAAGTAGTGTTTGATGGACTGCCAGATCTCTTCGCTGATGAAAGGCATTATTGGATGCAAGAGCCTCATTCCGGCCTGCATCACATCAAACAGCACATACTTGGCGGTAAGCTTGCCGGATATGGGTGCATCGTCCTTCAGACGGTCTTTGCTCAGCTCTATATACCAGCTGCAGAATTCATCCCACAAGAACTGGAAGATGCATTGTGCGGCGTCGTTCAAACGCAGGTTTTCGTAATGATCGCGGGCCTCGCGGCTCACTTCATGCAAGCGAGAGATTATCCATCGGTCTGCCAGTTCCAGTTCCAGTTCCTCAGCCGTAGGCAAGCCTTCGATGGCTTCGATATTCATCATTATGAAGCGGTAGGCATTCCAGATCTTATTAGCAAAATTGCGTCCACATTCCAGAATGGCGTCGCTATAAGCTACGTCGGCGCCTTTTGGGGTGTTGAAGATCATGGAAAAACGCAAGGCATCGGCCCCCACGTGTTCGATAATATCGATGGGATCCGGGGAATTGCCTAGGGATTTACTCATCTTGCGGCCGATATCGTCCCGCACTGTGCCATGCAACAATACGGTATCGAAAGGGATCACCTGCTTGAAATGCAAGGTACTCATTATCATTCGCGCCACCCACAGATAGATTATCTCAGGAGCGGTAATCAGCACATTGGTGGGTAAAAAGCGTTTCAGGTCTGCAGTCTCATCCGGCCAACCCATCGTGGAGAAGGGCCAGAGCCAGCTGGAGAACCAAGTATCCAGCACATCTTCATCTTGCCTTATATGAGTGGAGTTGCATTTATTGCATGCACTTGGTGCGTCTTTTGCCACCATCATTTCACCGCAATCTTCGCAATAGTATGCGGGTATGCGATGTCCCCACCAGATTTGGCGGGAAATACACCAATCCCGGATGTTGTTCATCCAGTGCATATACACTTTGGTCCAGCGCTCCGGGTGAAAGAGAATCTGGCCTTTTTCCACCACTTCAATGGCTTCACGCGCCAGGGGCTCCATCTTCACAAACCATTGATCCGAGAGATAGGGCTCGATCACGGTATCGCAGCGGTAGCAATGGCCGACGGCGTGTTCGTGCTTCTCCGTCTTTTCCAAAAGACCTTGTGCAGATAGCATTTCCAGTACTTTATCCCGGCAGGCATAACGCTCCATGCCTATGAAATCGGGTCCGGCAGATTC from Candidatus Cloacimonadota bacterium encodes:
- a CDS encoding ROK family protein, whose translation is MRQYLGIDIGASRFKYGIGNSNLGLQRFAVKRITDRSIEGFRKIVLDIISETENQGISGICIGSPGTITYPEGKIVGHNPNLPFFTDFRPVDLIPEGIDIPVCADNDANLMALAEACLKPCRVCVGITIGSGIGCGVVHRKNIFHGAHGFAAEAGHMIVYPDGLLCSCGKKGCLEAYSSVDGIRRRLHDINSPYAGLDLPNLIASRTRIPEVDKYISEGEQVLIRGLANLCTVLDPDLLILGGGAMDFAIYNIQKVEAGIKELVPTALSQHLRCVHAGYGNRAGVMGGIILCEKLYHRNENCNHVEL
- a CDS encoding ABC transporter permease; this encodes MGFFLFVALTLREVFHIPSNRHVSSMVMLRQILFTGYEALPLISFLALAIGGLVILQGTNLLSGFGQGIWVHIVLVTVVVNELSGILTALVVVARSGTAISTELGNMRVRREIDLIESFGISPVSYLVLSRIIGVVVSMVILVLYFNLVAVLGGWLFSRMFNQLEFGAFMSEFFSVLKLSHIFSSLIKSIVFGLIISISSTYHGMSVGHASTEVPQRTIRAVVSSIFAVILSDILITWLFWVFR
- a CDS encoding ATP-binding cassette domain-containing protein, translated to MIIEFCKVSSKEGLIALDLKLDLTGVILIHDPSENLSRAILNAMVGLDEILEGEILIDGIGLQEYLSRGPQIQSFGYVFDEGIMLSNLSLRENLMLPLKWLHPDLDEDVMDEKIAAMLQRFRLDMDLSQRPAKYRAGELKLLSFVRTLLIEPKVLLLDDPYYVLNKNERAVLLNVLSQLRSVYPMLIASIDDDFGLGFAEQIIDLTAYLKHLNTE
- a CDS encoding XRE family transcriptional regulator, yielding MIGERIRAFRTSLKKKQIEVAKDLKLNPSAISQMESGKINPSLENMQQMWRLYGVDLHWLITGEGNMFSDSKKGIAQSKSKGWETLQQMLNKSLEEIARAKTDLVDSSVIDIPVQGEIAAGPPVESNLPHADTISIRRGQIKGSPGSFISLRVNGHSMEPSLHHDDIVVINQCNDWEKLSGKICAVRIDGAITLKMMTMDHKTSTVILLPINEEYNPILVKPDEHNDLTLIGNVASLFRRF
- a CDS encoding C10 family peptidase, with product MKKLLFLLIALSAFLLRANTISESRAKALANSILNLQSGSHCISGLEVLRSEQGDLAYIYALEPTGYMVISAHDTLPPLVAYSVDSDFGFRNTDNPLRTILKADLSHRLQFYDVSYTDTWQRAETSPRSITLVNDYLLSTNWNQTAPWNTMCPLDPISNSRSVAGCPAVAMAQIVNHLQSLNNTRFDDSDDYYHAFSGRNYTIDDDFETMDFPSFPELNAYLDQVQTAFNHDELPSSELQAALVFACGTACKQIYSSQVSGTLSVNQAYAAFQRFGFPNVELLGPEHPQLYTRMIQNIEEGIPLLLAMVTPAEDAGHNVVVDGHNEGMYHLNFGWGGQYNGWYSLPEGVPYNLTVVEGAVVNLQPTIAMIGVPDALEIASGGSQQLEVVNLSALTMQLVDLQVGTELNAAEWQISPAPGIATIEAYGSIVFSITNLVPTRDIIESTIRLVFDNAWLEIPIVFRNSSATDDSEYSPVCVSILTSPNPFSQSCEFHVSGTKSPINELRIYNLKGQLVHQSHHNIWDGRDSLGQACPTGLYFYRINGEDFSKSGKLIKQ
- a CDS encoding valine--tRNA ligase, with the translated sequence MEISKTYSPQDIEKKWYKHWEESGYFAPRGEGKAFTILIPPPNVTGILHIGHVLNNTLQDVVVRYHRMNGEPTLWLPGVDHAGIATQNVVEKQLAKEGINRHQIGREALVDRIWQWKHEKGGIIIDQLKLLGASCDWNRLRFTMDEMLSRAVKEVFVSLYEDGLIYKGKYIINWCPRCVTALANDEVEHSDEEGNLWHIRYPYADGSGYVTVATTRPETMLGDVAVAVNPADMRYKDLIGKELLLPLTNRRIPIIADDYVDKAFGTGCVKVTPAHDPNDFEIGKRHDLEQLLVMDEHGIMNESAGPDFIGMERYACRDKVLEMLSAQGLLEKTEKHEHAVGHCYRCDTVIEPYLSDQWFVKMEPLAREAIEVVEKGQILFHPERWTKVYMHWMNNIRDWCISRQIWWGHRIPAYYCEDCGEMMVAKDAPSACNKCNSTHIRQDEDVLDTWFSSWLWPFSTMGWPDETADLKRFLPTNVLITAPEIIYLWVARMIMSTLHFKQVIPFDTVLLHGTVRDDIGRKMSKSLGNSPDPIDIIEHVGADALRFSMIFNTPKGADVAYSDAILECGRNFANKIWNAYRFIMMNIEAIEGLPTAEELELELADRWIISRLHEVSREARDHYENLRLNDAAQCIFQFLWDEFCSWYIELSKDRLKDDAPISGKLTAKYVLFDVMQAGMRLLHPIMPFISEEIWQSIKHYFPMPEEALIIAQFPIPDETMIDPAINDNMKLMQESITAIRNLRKQLNLSPATPVKIVVRTADSEQDTLFQDYKGYLNRLAKVEEIVSGMDAMKPKPVISAVVRNLEIFIPLAGLIDPEQEKARLGKQLEKLQKELDGIARKLGNPNFIDNAKAEVVVKEKEKHLEVQTKADLLKGQIADL